CATATTACCACGTTCGTCAAAAAAAGAATTTGAAATTTTCTAGTCCAAATGCTTTCTTTGCAGAGAAAAAAGAAATTGTAGACATCTCCTATCCTGGAGATATTGTAGGATTACACGATACTGGAAATTTCAAAATTGGAGATACGCTAACCGAAGGAGAAATAATGAGTTTTAAAGGAATTCCAAGTTTTTCTCCAGAACATTTCAGATACATTAATAATGCTGATCCGATGAAAGCGAAACAACTTGACAAAGGAGTAGATCAGTTAATGGATGAGGGAGTTGCGCAATTATTTACGCTAGAGATGAATAATCGTAAAGTTATTGGTACTGTTGGAGCACTTCAATATGAAGTAATTCAATATCGTTTAGAACATGAATATGGTGCAAAATGTACGTATGAAAATTTCCCTGTTCATAAAGCGTGTTGGGTTAAACCGGATGATGCTAAAAACGAAGAATTCAAAGAGTTCAAACGTATCAAGCAAAAGTTCTTAGCTAAGGACAAATACAATCAACTTGTTTTCTTAGCTGATTCTGATTTTACGATTCAAATGACGCAAAACAAATATCCAAGTGTAAAATTATTTTTCACTTCAGAATTCGAATAATTCATTTCTGTCCATAAAAACAAAAAACGCTAATTAAAAAATTAGCGTTTTTTTTATGTCTGTACTTTATTTCAGATTATGCTAGAGAGCTTTCAAAATCAACTGCTTTTTTCAAGAAAGCTTTAATCAATAATCTATTAGGGGCCATACCTGAAGTCATGATTTGTTTTTTTGCATTTGTTCTATCAGAAGTAATTGTAGTTGCATTTGGATCTTGTTTAGAACCCATAAACCAAAGAACAAAATTGATGCTTGTAGATGCAGAATTAGTATCCTCTTTACGAACTACATTTGTATCTAAAGCATTAACTACTTTATTATCAGTTGGTGTTTGACCAAAAACTAAGGTATTAGATAATAAAAGAAATGCAAACAAAACTAAAGTCTTTGCTATCTTGTTAGTATCTGTTATTAAAGTAAAATAGTTCATCTTGTTTTTTTTTCAAATGATAAATTCGTTCATCATTTATTCTGGTACGAATCTATATCATAAGAGTAGTAGTAAAAAATATTTTCGATGAATCACCATTAAACACGATTAAGCTACATATTTATAGCTTTTTATTTGGTATAAAAGCACCTGAAAATCATTTGGATAAAAAAACTAACAAACTTAAATCCAATAAAAAAGGCTCCATTTCTGGAGCCTTTTAATATAATTATGCTTGTCCTGCGGGACCAAAATTTAGAGGAATTGGAGCCTGTTCAGTATCTTTAATTTCACCATAAGCGACTTCAAAACGATGAATATTCTCTCCAATAGCTTTCAACAATCTTTTGGCATGTTGCGGTGTCAAGACAATTCTTGATTTAACCTTGGCCTTTGGTATACCTGGCATAATACTCACAAAATCTAAAACAAACTCAGATGAGGAGTGATTAATGATTGCTAAATTAGAATAAATTCCTTCAGCTGTTTTTTCATCAAGCTCTATATTGATTTGTTCTTGTTGGTTGCTCATATTTTAAAAATTTAAAAATTGAAAGATTTAATGATTTAAAAATTCAAAGACTATCTGGACAATCTTCAAATTTTTAAATCTTTCAATCTATAAATTAGTATATATACTCTTCTTTATTAGCCATCATTTCATTGTAATCTTCTTTAGAACCTACAATAGTATGATCATATTCTCTCATACCTGTACCAGCAGGGATTCTATGACCTACAATTACATTTTCTTTCAATCCTTCTAAGTAATCCACTTTACCTGCTACAGCAGCTTCGTTTAATACTTTAGTAGTTTCTTGGAAAGAAGCTGCAGAAATAAATGATTTAGTTTGAAGAGATGCTCTTGTAATACCTTGTAAAACTGGAGTTGCAGTTGCTGTAATAACATCACGTGCAACAACTAAGTTTTTATCAGTACGTTTCAATAAAGAGTTTTCATCACGCAATTGACGAGGAGTAATGATTTGACCTGCTTTTAAATTAGCAGAATCACCTTCATCCTCAACCACTTTCATTCCGTATAATTTATCGTTTTCAAGAATAAAATCTTTTGTATGAATCAATTGATCTTCTAAGAACAATGTATCACCTGGATCTTGAACTCTTACTTTACGCATCATTTGACGAATAACAACTTCAAAGTGTTTGTCATTGATTTTTACCCCTTGTAAACGGTATACCTCTTGAATTTCATTTACCAAGTACTGTTGAACAGCAGCTGGACCTTGAATTCTTAAAATATCATCTGGTGTAATTGCACCATCAGACAAAGGAACACCTGCTCTAACGAAGTCATTCTCTTGAACAAGAATTTGACTTGAAAGTTTTACTAGGTATTTCTTAACCTCACCAAATTTAGATTCGATAACAATTTCACGGTTACCTCTTTTAATTTTTCCAAAAGAAACAACACCATCGATCTCAGAAACCACAGCTGGGTTTGAAGGATTACGAGCCTCTAACAACTCTGTAATTCTTGGAAGACCTCCCGTGATATCTCCTGATTTAGAAGAACGACGAGGGATTTTTACCAATACCTTACCAGCTTTAATTTTCTCACCGTTTTCAACCATCAAGTGGGCTCCAACTGGTAAGTTGTAAGAACGAATCAATTCACCTTCTTTACCGTAAACCAATAAAGTTGGAATTAATTTTTTGTTTCTTGCTTCAGAGATTACTTTTTCTTGGAAACCAGTTTGCTCATCAATTTCAACCATGAAAGATTGACCTTGCTCTAAATCTTCGTAAGCAATTTTACCAGTAAACTCAGAAACGATAACTCCATTATATGGATCCCATTTACAGATTACATCTCCTTTTACAACAGACTGACCGTCTTTTACAAAAATACTTGAACCGTAAGGAATATTATTAGTACTTAATAAAATACCTGTTTTCTCGTCAACTAATTTCAATTCAGTAGAACGTGATACAACAATATCAACCGCATTACCTTCATTGTCTTCGCCTTTAACCGTTTTTAAATCTTCGATTTCAAGTTTACCATTAAATCTTGTAATGATGCTTGATTCTTCAGAAATACCACCCGCAACCCCACCAACGTGGAAGGTACGTAATGTCAACTGTGTACCAGGCTCACCAATAGACTGTGCAGCAATTACACCAACAGCTTCACCTCTTTGTGTCATTTTTCCAGTAGCTAAGTTTCTACCGTAACATTTAGCACAAATACCTTTTAAAGCTTCACAAGTTAATGGAGAACGAACTTCTACTTTTTCAATTGGAGAAGCTTCAATAGTTCTCATAATTGCTTCCGTAATTTGTTGTCCTGATTCAACTAAAACTTCATTATTCAAAGGATTAATAACATCTTGCAATGCAACACGTCCTAAAATTCTTTCTCCTAATGATTCAACGATTTCTTCGTTTTTCTTTAAAGCAGAAACTTCAACACCTCTTAATGTTCCACAATCCTCGATGTTTACAATAACGTCTTGAGAAACGTCATGTAATCTTCTTGTCAAGTATCCTGCATCGGCAGTTTTAAGAGCGGTATCCGCAAGACCTTTACGAGCACCGTGAGTAGAGATAAAGTACTCAAGGATAGAAAGACCTTCTTTAAAGTTAGAAAGGATCGGGTTTTCAATAATTTCACCACCACCAGCATTTGATTTTTTTGGCTTAGCCATCAAACCACGCATACCAGTTAACTGACGAATTTGTTCTTTAGATCCCCTTGCTCCAGAATCAAGCATCATATACACTGAGTTGAAACCTTGTTGGTCTTCTCTAATGTTTTTCATTGCTAATTCTGTCAATTGAGCATTTGTTGAAGTCCATACATCAATAACTTGGTTGTAACGTTCGTTATTGGTAATAAGACCCATATTATAATTTGCAGAAATTCCTTCAACTTGCTCTCTAGCATCTGCAATTAATTCACCTTTTCTTTCTGGAATTTTGATATCCCCTAATGAGAATGACAATCCACCTTTAAATGCGAATTTGTATCCCATATCTTTCATATTGTCCAAGAAAGCAGCTGTAGTAGGTACATCAGTAACGCTTAATACGTGACCGATAATATCTCTAAGGTTTTTCTTAGTCAATACATCATTGATATAACCTGCAGCTTCTGGAACTACTTCATTAAACAATACACGACCAGC
Above is a window of Flavobacterium sp. 123 DNA encoding:
- a CDS encoding DUF3467 domain-containing protein, coding for MSNQQEQINIELDEKTAEGIYSNLAIINHSSSEFVLDFVSIMPGIPKAKVKSRIVLTPQHAKRLLKAIGENIHRFEVAYGEIKDTEQAPIPLNFGPAGQA
- the rpoC gene encoding DNA-directed RNA polymerase subunit beta', with amino-acid sequence MMNNRNNNNKDKNPIKRFNKISIGLASPESILKESRGEVLKPETINYRTHKPERDGLFCERIFGPVKDFECACGKYKRIRYKGIICDRCGVEVTEKKVRRDRVGHINLVVPIAHIWYFRSLPNKIGYILGLPSKKLDMIIYYERYVVIQAGIAKNAEGESLQRLDFLTEEEYLNILDTLPADNQYLDDFDPNKFVAKMGAECIMDLLARIDLDALSYQLRHNANNETSKQRKTEALKRLQVVESFRESNLNRENRPEWMIMKVVPVIPPELRPLVPLDGGRFATSDLNDLYRRVIIRNNRLKRLMEIKAPEVILRNEKRMLQESVDSLFDNTRKASAVKTESNRPLKSLSDSLKGKQGRFRQNLLGKRVDYSARSVIVVGPELKLFECGIPKDMASELYKPFVIRKLIERGIVKTVKSAKKIIDKKEPVVWDILENVIKGHPILLNRAPTLHRLGIQAFQPKLIEGKAIQLHPLVCTAFNADFDGDQMAVHLPLGPEAILEAQLLMLASHNILNPANGAPITVPSQDMVLGLYYMTKERLSTPELKILGEGLTFYSAEEVNIALNEGKLELNASVKIRAKDFNEAGELVYQIVKTTAGRVLFNEVVPEAAGYINDVLTKKNLRDIIGHVLSVTDVPTTAAFLDNMKDMGYKFAFKGGLSFSLGDIKIPERKGELIADAREQVEGISANYNMGLITNNERYNQVIDVWTSTNAQLTELAMKNIREDQQGFNSVYMMLDSGARGSKEQIRQLTGMRGLMAKPKKSNAGGGEIIENPILSNFKEGLSILEYFISTHGARKGLADTALKTADAGYLTRRLHDVSQDVIVNIEDCGTLRGVEVSALKKNEEIVESLGERILGRVALQDVINPLNNEVLVESGQQITEAIMRTIEASPIEKVEVRSPLTCEALKGICAKCYGRNLATGKMTQRGEAVGVIAAQSIGEPGTQLTLRTFHVGGVAGGISEESSIITRFNGKLEIEDLKTVKGEDNEGNAVDIVVSRSTELKLVDEKTGILLSTNNIPYGSSIFVKDGQSVVKGDVICKWDPYNGVIVSEFTGKIAYEDLEQGQSFMVEIDEQTGFQEKVISEARNKKLIPTLLVYGKEGELIRSYNLPVGAHLMVENGEKIKAGKVLVKIPRRSSKSGDITGGLPRITELLEARNPSNPAVVSEIDGVVSFGKIKRGNREIVIESKFGEVKKYLVKLSSQILVQENDFVRAGVPLSDGAITPDDILRIQGPAAVQQYLVNEIQEVYRLQGVKINDKHFEVVIRQMMRKVRVQDPGDTLFLEDQLIHTKDFILENDKLYGMKVVEDEGDSANLKAGQIITPRQLRDENSLLKRTDKNLVVARDVITATATPVLQGITRASLQTKSFISAASFQETTKVLNEAAVAGKVDYLEGLKENVIVGHRIPAGTGMREYDHTIVGSKEDYNEMMANKEEYIY